A stretch of the Deinococcus sp. Leaf326 genome encodes the following:
- the rplS gene encoding 50S ribosomal protein L19: MKVNRGAILRAVEQGHIKTDHPDFRPGDTIRVETKVVEGTRTRNQAFEGVVIAINGSGSRKSFTVRKISFGEGVERVFPYSSPLLAKVTVLERGKVRRAKLYYLRDLRGKAARIKSDRSRVMKDAARANQAKQAAATAAAAPAEASTESAPETQGE, from the coding sequence ATGAAGGTGAACCGTGGCGCGATTCTGCGCGCCGTCGAGCAGGGCCACATCAAGACCGACCACCCCGACTTCCGCCCCGGCGATACCATCCGCGTCGAGACGAAGGTCGTCGAAGGCACCCGCACCCGTAACCAGGCTTTCGAAGGCGTGGTCATCGCCATCAACGGGTCGGGCAGCCGCAAGAGCTTCACGGTCCGCAAGATCTCCTTCGGCGAAGGCGTGGAGCGCGTGTTCCCCTACAGCAGCCCCCTGCTCGCCAAGGTGACGGTCCTGGAGCGCGGCAAGGTGCGCCGCGCCAAGCTGTACTACCTGCGCGACCTGCGCGGCAAGGCGGCCCGCATCAAGAGCGACCGCAGCCGCGTGATGAAGGACGCCGCCCGTGCCAACCAGGCCAAGCAGGCCGCAGCTACGGCTGCCGCTGCCCCGGCCGAAGCGAGCACCGAAAGCGCCCCCGAAACCCAGGGCGAATAA